The Methanocaldococcus jannaschii DSM 2661 genome has a segment encoding these proteins:
- a CDS encoding homocitrate synthase family protein: MDFLFENSWKAVCPYNPKLDLKDIYIYDTTLRDGEQTPGVCFTKEQKLEIARKLDELGLKQIEAGFPIVSEREADIVKTIANEGLNADILALCRALKKDIDKAIECDVDGIITFIATSPLHLKYKFNNKSLDEILEMGVEAVEYAKEHGLFVAFSAEDATRTPIEDLIKVHKAAEEAGADRVHIADTTGCATPQSMEFICKTLKENLKKAHIGVHCHNDFGFAVINSIYGLIGGAKAVSTTVNGIGERAGNAALEELIMALTVLYDVDLGLNLEVLPELCRMVEEYSGIKMPKNKPIVGELVFAHESGIHVDAVIENPLTYEPFLPEKIGLKRNILLGKHSGCRAVAYKLKLMGIDYDREMLCEIVKKVKEIREEGKFITDEVFKEIVEEVLRKRNKN; encoded by the coding sequence ATGGATTTCTTATTTGAGAACAGCTGGAAAGCAGTTTGTCCCTACAATCCAAAGTTGGATTTAAAGGACATTTATATTTATGACACAACCCTAAGAGATGGAGAGCAAACCCCAGGAGTTTGCTTTACCAAAGAACAAAAATTGGAGATTGCAAGGAAGTTGGATGAACTTGGATTAAAGCAGATTGAAGCTGGCTTCCCAATAGTATCTGAAAGAGAAGCAGATATAGTTAAAACAATTGCTAATGAAGGGCTAAATGCTGATATCTTAGCTTTATGCAGGGCTTTAAAGAAAGATATAGATAAAGCAATAGAGTGCGATGTAGATGGGATTATTACCTTCATAGCAACATCTCCTCTCCACTTAAAATATAAATTCAACAACAAAAGCTTAGATGAAATATTAGAGATGGGAGTTGAGGCAGTTGAGTATGCAAAGGAACATGGCTTATTTGTTGCTTTCTCTGCAGAGGATGCGACAAGAACACCAATAGAGGACTTGATTAAAGTGCATAAAGCCGCTGAAGAGGCTGGAGCAGATAGGGTTCATATAGCAGACACAACTGGCTGTGCTACCCCCCAAAGTATGGAGTTTATATGTAAAACATTGAAGGAGAACTTAAAAAAGGCACATATTGGAGTGCATTGTCACAACGACTTTGGATTTGCAGTTATAAATTCAATATATGGTTTAATTGGAGGAGCTAAGGCAGTTTCAACAACAGTTAATGGTATTGGAGAGAGGGCAGGGAATGCAGCTTTAGAAGAGCTAATTATGGCTTTAACTGTCTTGTATGATGTTGATTTGGGATTAAACTTGGAGGTTCTTCCAGAGTTATGCAGAATGGTTGAGGAATACTCTGGAATAAAGATGCCAAAGAACAAACCAATAGTTGGAGAGCTTGTATTTGCTCATGAAAGTGGAATTCACGTTGATGCTGTCATAGAGAATCCATTAACCTATGAACCCTTCCTTCCAGAGAAAATAGGGCTTAAGAGAAATATTTTGTTAGGGAAGCATTCTGGATGCAGAGCCGTTGCCTATAAGCTAAAACTTATGGGAATTGATTACGATAGAGAGATGTTGTGCGAGATTGTTAAAAAGGTTAAAGAGATTAGAGAGGAAGGTAAATTTATAACTGATGAAGTCTTTAAGGAGATTGTTGAAGAAGTTTTAAGGAAGAGAAATAAAAATTAA
- a CDS encoding 50S ribosomal protein L1, with product MDREALLQAVKEARELAKPRNFTQSFEFIATLKEIDMRKPENRIKTEVVLPHGRGKEAKIAVIGTGDLAKQAEELGLTVIRKEEIEELGKNKRKLRKIAKAHDFFIAQADLMPLIGRYMGVILGPRGKMPKPVPANANIKPLVERLKKTVVINTRDKPYFQVLVGNEKMTDEQIVDNIEAVLNVVAKKYEKGLYHIKDAYVKLTMGPAVKVKKEKAKKK from the coding sequence ATGGACAGAGAAGCACTGTTGCAAGCGGTGAAGGAGGCTCGCGAACTCGCGAAGCCGAGAAACTTCACACAGTCATTTGAATTCATAGCAACCCTCAAAGAGATTGACATGAGGAAGCCAGAGAACAGAATAAAAACAGAAGTAGTGCTTCCTCATGGAAGAGGGAAAGAAGCTAAAATAGCAGTTATTGGAACTGGAGATTTAGCTAAACAGGCAGAAGAATTAGGATTAACTGTTATTAGAAAAGAAGAAATTGAAGAATTAGGTAAAAACAAAAGAAAATTAAGAAAAATAGCTAAAGCCCATGACTTCTTTATAGCACAGGCAGATTTAATGCCATTAATTGGTAGATATATGGGGGTTATATTAGGGCCAAGAGGAAAGATGCCAAAACCAGTTCCAGCTAACGCAAACATAAAACCATTAGTTGAAAGATTAAAGAAAACAGTTGTTATAAACACAAGAGATAAGCCATACTTCCAAGTGTTAGTTGGAAATGAAAAAATGACAGATGAGCAGATAGTTGATAACATAGAGGCAGTTTTAAACGTTGTTGCTAAGAAGTATGAAAAAGGTCTCTACCACATAAAAGATGCTTATGTCAAGCTAACCATGGGTCCTGCTGTAAAGGTTAAGAAAGAGAAGGCTAAGAAAAAATAA
- a CDS encoding LAGLIDADG family homing endonuclease has protein sequence MYLRVIEGDGCVTKNKNSRHHYINLNAIDKDFVDEFERHLRNIGLTKIQRSTIKYDNGGRKN, from the coding sequence ATATATCTTAGAGTAATAGAAGGAGATGGATGTGTTACTAAAAATAAAAACAGTAGACATCACTATATTAATCTGAATGCAATAGATAAAGATTTTGTCGATGAGTTTGAACGTCATCTTAGAAATATAGGCCTTACAAAAATTCAAAGGTCTACTATTAAGTATGATAATGGAGGGAGAAAAAACTAA
- the hisH gene encoding imidazole glycerol phosphate synthase subunit HisH, with amino-acid sequence MIGIIDYNAGNLRSIQKAVELYDKVIITNNSEELLACDKIILPGVGNFGSAMENLAPLKETIYKIVDDRVPFLGICLGMQILFEESEEKRGIKGLGIIKGNVIKFKDVEKLPHMGWNSVKIVKDCPLFEGIKNNSYFYFVHSYHVNPDEDCIVGKTEYGREFPSVINKDNVFATQFHPEKSGKIGLKIIENFVELL; translated from the coding sequence ATGATTGGAATAATTGATTACAACGCAGGGAATTTGAGAAGTATTCAAAAGGCAGTTGAACTCTATGATAAGGTAATAATAACAAACAACAGTGAGGAGTTATTGGCTTGTGATAAGATAATTCTACCAGGTGTAGGAAATTTTGGTAGTGCAATGGAAAATTTAGCTCCATTAAAAGAGACAATATACAAAATTGTTGATGATAGAGTTCCATTCTTAGGAATATGTTTAGGAATGCAGATTTTATTTGAAGAGAGCGAAGAGAAAAGAGGAATCAAAGGTTTAGGGATAATAAAAGGCAATGTAATCAAGTTTAAGGATGTTGAAAAACTTCCACATATGGGCTGGAATAGTGTAAAAATAGTTAAAGATTGCCCACTGTTTGAAGGAATAAAAAACAATAGTTACTTTTACTTTGTTCATTCATATCATGTAAATCCAGATGAAGATTGTATAGTTGGAAAAACTGAATATGGAAGAGAGTTTCCAAGCGTTATAAACAAAGATAATGTCTTTGCCACCCAATTCCACCCAGAAAAAAGTGGAAAAATTGGTTTAAAGATTATAGAAAATTTTGTTGAGTTGTTATAA
- a CDS encoding 50S ribosomal protein L10: protein METKVKAHVAPWKIEEVKTLKGLIKSKPVVAIVDMMDVPAPQLQEIRDKIRDKVKLRMSRNTLIIRALKEAAEELNNPKLAELANYVERGAAILVTDMNPFKLYKLLEENKSPAPVRGGQIAPCDIKVEKGSTGMPPGPFLGELKSVGIPAAIEKGKIAIKEDKVVVKKGEVVSPKLAAVLDRLGIKPIKVGLNILAVYEDGIIYTPDVLKVDEEKLLADIQAAYQNAFNLAFNTAYPAKEVLPFLIQKAFINARALSVETAFVTKETAGDILAKAQAQALALASKLPDEALDEDIKAKLSSVEVSAAPAAEEEKEEEKKEEEKKEEDTGAAGLALLF, encoded by the coding sequence ATGGAAACAAAAGTGAAAGCACACGTAGCCCCATGGAAAATTGAAGAAGTTAAAACACTCAAGGGGCTTATTAAAAGTAAGCCTGTAGTGGCTATTGTAGATATGATGGACGTTCCTGCCCCTCAATTGCAAGAGATTAGAGATAAAATCAGGGACAAAGTTAAATTAAGAATGTCAAGAAACACCTTAATTATAAGAGCTTTAAAAGAAGCTGCTGAAGAATTAAACAATCCAAAATTAGCTGAGTTAGCAAACTACGTTGAGAGAGGGGCGGCTATATTAGTTACAGACATGAACCCATTCAAGTTATACAAATTATTAGAAGAGAACAAAAGTCCTGCTCCTGTAAGAGGAGGACAAATAGCTCCTTGTGACATTAAAGTTGAGAAAGGTTCAACTGGAATGCCTCCAGGACCTTTCTTAGGAGAGCTTAAAAGTGTTGGTATTCCAGCTGCGATAGAAAAAGGTAAAATTGCAATTAAAGAAGATAAAGTTGTTGTTAAAAAAGGAGAAGTTGTTTCACCAAAATTGGCAGCTGTCTTAGACAGATTAGGAATCAAGCCAATAAAAGTTGGTTTAAATATCTTAGCTGTTTATGAAGATGGAATTATCTACACACCAGATGTCTTAAAGGTTGATGAAGAGAAGTTATTAGCTGACATACAAGCTGCATACCAAAACGCATTTAACTTGGCATTTAACACAGCATATCCAGCAAAAGAAGTATTGCCATTCTTAATACAGAAGGCATTCATAAACGCAAGAGCTTTATCAGTAGAGACAGCATTCGTAACAAAAGAAACAGCTGGAGACATATTAGCGAAAGCTCAGGCTCAGGCATTAGCTTTAGCTTCAAAATTGCCTGACGAAGCATTGGATGAAGACATTAAAGCTAAGTTGTCCTCAGTAGAAGTTTCAGCTGCTCCAGCAGCTGAGGAAGAGAAAGAAGAAGAGAAAAAAGAGGAAGAGAAGAAAGAAGAAGATACAGGAGCGGCTGGATTAGCCCTATTGTTCTAA
- the rpl12p gene encoding 50S ribosomal protein P1, with amino-acid sequence MEYIYAALLLHSAGKEITEDAIKAVLSAAGVEVDDARVKALVAGLEGVDIEEAIANAAMPVAAAPAAAAPAAAAEEKKEEEKKEEKKEEDTAAVAGLAALFG; translated from the coding sequence ATGGAATACATATATGCAGCTTTATTATTGCACAGTGCAGGAAAAGAAATCACAGAAGATGCAATTAAGGCAGTTTTATCAGCTGCTGGTGTAGAAGTTGATGATGCAAGAGTTAAAGCATTAGTTGCTGGATTGGAAGGAGTAGATATTGAAGAAGCTATTGCAAACGCTGCAATGCCTGTTGCAGCTGCTCCAGCTGCTGCAGCTCCAGCAGCTGCTGCTGAAGAGAAGAAAGAAGAAGAGAAAAAAGAAGAGAAGAAGGAAGAAGATACAGCTGCAGTTGCTGGATTGGCAGCTTTATTCGGATAA
- a CDS encoding DUF2334 domain-containing protein, with amino-acid sequence MNKFKYLLFLVVFAVFFLTFAFFDNSSKSHQDDDEQKPIILIHDVSPVYFKELKEIVKIIDKYHYQNRSYLFLIVNHANKYNLKNYPEFVDYLHKLEKEGYHIEFHAYNHIDDEFNCNKTVAEEKLNKSFKILEECGFNPKKIKYFIPPRYKLSEDAEKLFLGRNITIILENKMITEKDGKIVEISITNREYTWYLPKPLVKVAEKIATTDYKLSIKENRKFFLSIHPKAVNYGSGLEFLDYFLNETSKN; translated from the coding sequence ATGAATAAATTTAAATATTTGTTATTTCTTGTTGTATTTGCAGTATTTTTCTTAACATTTGCTTTTTTTGACAACAGTAGTAAAAGTCATCAGGATGATGATGAACAAAAACCAATAATTTTAATTCATGATGTCTCACCAGTGTATTTTAAAGAACTAAAGGAAATAGTAAAAATTATAGATAAATATCATTATCAAAATAGGAGCTATCTTTTTTTAATTGTCAATCATGCAAATAAATATAATTTAAAAAATTATCCTGAATTTGTAGATTATCTCCATAAATTAGAAAAAGAAGGTTACCATATAGAGTTCCACGCCTATAATCATATAGATGATGAGTTCAACTGTAACAAAACTGTGGCAGAGGAAAAATTAAATAAATCATTTAAAATTTTAGAGGAATGTGGTTTTAATCCTAAAAAAATAAAATATTTTATTCCACCAAGATATAAATTGTCAGAAGATGCTGAAAAACTGTTTTTAGGGAGAAATATTACAATAATCCTTGAAAATAAAATGATAACAGAAAAAGATGGGAAAATAGTTGAAATTAGTATTACAAACAGAGAATATACTTGGTATCTTCCAAAACCATTAGTAAAAGTGGCTGAAAAAATAGCAACAACTGATTATAAATTAAGTATAAAAGAAAATAGAAAGTTTTTTCTCTCAATTCATCCAAAGGCAGTTAATTATGGCAGTGGATTAGAGTTTTTAGATTATTTCTTAAATGAAACGTCAAAAAATTAA
- a CDS encoding TATA-box-binding protein: MEPEIKIVNVVVSTKIGDNIDLEEVAMILENAEYEPEQFPGLVCRLSVPKVALLIFRSGKVNCTGAKSKEEAEIAIKKIIKELKDAGIDVIENPEIKIQNMVATADLGIEPNLDDIALMVEGTEYEPEQFPGLVYRLDDPKVVVLIFGSGKVVITGLKSEEDAKRALKKILDTIKEVQEL; this comes from the coding sequence ATGGAACCAGAAATTAAGATTGTTAATGTTGTAGTCTCAACAAAAATTGGAGACAATATTGATTTAGAAGAGGTTGCTATGATTTTAGAAAATGCTGAATATGAGCCAGAACAATTCCCAGGGTTAGTTTGTAGATTATCAGTGCCAAAAGTTGCTTTATTAATATTTAGAAGTGGAAAGGTAAATTGTACTGGAGCTAAGAGCAAAGAAGAGGCAGAAATAGCCATTAAAAAGATTATAAAAGAGTTAAAAGATGCCGGAATTGATGTTATTGAAAACCCTGAAATTAAAATCCAAAATATGGTCGCAACAGCTGATTTAGGAATTGAGCCAAATTTAGATGACATTGCCTTAATGGTTGAAGGAACTGAATATGAGCCAGAACAATTCCCAGGGTTAGTTTATAGGTTGGATGACCCGAAGGTTGTTGTTTTAATATTTGGTAGTGGTAAGGTCGTTATTACTGGTTTAAAGAGTGAGGAAGATGCCAAAAGAGCTCTAAAGAAGATTTTAGATACAATAAAAGAAGTTCAAGAACTCTAA
- a CDS encoding pyruvate kinase alpha/beta domain-containing protein, which yields MKLFDYPGIQNTDETLKIAVERAKKGDIKSIVVASSTGYTAKKLLDLLEKEGLDLNVVVVTYHQGFHGEDTISMDKEVEEELKKRGAKVFRGSHALSGVERGISNKLGGYGPVQVIAETLRTFGQGVKVCYEITIMACDAGLIKAKEEVIAIGGTGRGADTAMVIKPANMNTFFNIEAREILCMPRIKKKVKEDDE from the coding sequence ATGAAACTCTTTGACTATCCAGGAATTCAAAATACAGATGAGACATTAAAAATAGCTGTTGAGAGGGCTAAGAAGGGAGATATTAAAAGTATAGTTGTAGCTTCATCTACTGGATACACTGCTAAAAAATTGCTTGATTTGTTGGAGAAAGAGGGATTAGATTTAAATGTTGTTGTAGTTACATATCATCAAGGATTCCATGGAGAGGATACAATATCAATGGATAAAGAGGTTGAGGAAGAGCTAAAGAAAAGAGGAGCTAAGGTATTTAGAGGCAGTCATGCATTAAGTGGAGTTGAGAGAGGAATTTCAAATAAATTAGGTGGTTATGGTCCTGTTCAAGTTATTGCTGAGACATTAAGAACATTTGGACAGGGAGTTAAGGTTTGCTATGAAATCACAATTATGGCATGTGATGCTGGTTTGATAAAGGCTAAAGAAGAGGTTATAGCCATTGGAGGAACAGGTAGAGGGGCAGATACAGCGATGGTTATAAAGCCAGCTAATATGAATACTTTCTTCAACATAGAGGCAAGAGAGATTTTATGCATGCCAAGAATTAAAAAGAAAGTGAAAGAAGATGATGAATAA
- a CDS encoding helix-turn-helix domain-containing protein → MNYLTDKERNEIIKLYNEGYNINQIRKRIGRDFNTVKRCLQKEGIIKVPH, encoded by the coding sequence GTGAACTACTTAACAGACAAAGAAAGGAATGAAATAATAAAATTGTATAACGAAGGTTATAACATTAATCAAATAAGGAAAAGGATTGGCAGAGATTTTAATACAGTAAAAAGATGTTTACAAAAAGAAGGTATTATTAAAGTACCACACTAA